GATATGTCTCACTAGAGGCAACAAAATATCAGAGTGGTTGAATGCAAGCAGTGGAAAGGAGGAAGCAATGGAGTCAAAAAAAGTACCATCCAAATCAATCGTTTTAAAGAGGTTGAATATTTGTTGATTTATGCTACACTGACTTCTCCAGCTTTACGGATATGAAGGTGAGACTTCACATGCTCATATGTTCccaaataaatagaaagGCCCAATGAAGAAGCAAAAACCCGTAAGCCAAGACCTTTTTCGAACCCAAAAATCCCATTCTCTTTGTATATTCGACGAACAACCTTACGATATGACTCAGGACGTAAATTGATCTGTGTCTTTATAACATCTAACGGAGTCAAAACAGCTGCTGTAATAGCGCCGCTAAGGGCGGCCCCTTTCGGGGCTCCAAATACGTGATCCGTAGCCGAgaacttctttttaaacTGTTCATAAAGTACGAATTGAAATGCCGTAGCGGGGACGTTGCGTCCACACATGCCTTTGAAGGAATGCCACAAATCCCGATAATTATGTATCATGgattgaaatatttgagACACAGAGGTTTTTGATATTTGTGCTCTTTGACGAACGACTTCTGCAGGAGCTAGAATGCCACAAGAAACAACTTCGGCTACCGAAGCAGAGACCAGATGATTTCGGACTCCAGGTTTTTGTCGCGCCTTCGCATATTCGTacacaaaaaagaaggaagatGCTATAACAAAAAGTTAGTAGAATATTATGGAAAGCTCTGCTGTAAATTGAGGaatataaaactttttagttaaataaaaaaactccCCCAAACAGCTGCTTTTGTCTTACCAGAAGGAAGTGTGCTAACTAATACACTACTTAAGCCACGATAAAGGTGTTGAAAACCTCCAGCTTGCTGAAAAGATAGTGAAGACTGAACACGAGTAATTATTGTAGAAAGAGGAAAAACCTAAAAAAGATAACGATGTAAGTAGCTGGattgatttttaatttttaaaaactgtAGGATTATATACCAATGTTTCTGAATTACATAgagttaataaaatgagTCTTTATGAAATACTAAAAATTGCATACCTGCAACTAATCCGGAAAGACCACCAACCTTTACAGATGTTAgttaaaagaaaggaatgaAACTCAATTGTGTTCGAGTTCAAAATTGCTTACTAAGATAGGCTTCCATTGAACCTCGTCATCAGTCATATCGTTTCTGTTTTTGtggttttgaaaaaagagcaGTGGAATAGGAGGTCGAACCTATGTGGAGATGCACTATATTGATTATTATGAAACCTGAATGCtttcttgtttatttctCAGATATGTCAATGTGAATAACGACTTTTGGTGCAAATATTACATTTTGTGAAAAActagtttttgaaaacgaGTCAGCAACCCTAT
This region of Schizosaccharomyces pombe strain 972h- genome assembly, chromosome: II genomic DNA includes:
- the pet802 gene encoding S-adenosylmethionine transporter is translated as MTDDEVQWKPILVGGLSGLVAETLVFPLSTIITRVQSSLSFQQAGGFQHLYRGLSSVLVSTLPSASSFFFVYEYAKARQKPGVRNHLVSASVAEVVSCGILAPAEVVRQRAQISKTSVSQIFQSMIHNYRDLWHSFKGMCGRNVPATAFQFVLYEQFKKKFSATDHVFGAPKGAALSGAITAAVLTPLDVIKTQINLRPESYRKVVRRIYKENGIFGFEKGLGLRVFASSLGLSIYLGTYEHVKSHLHIRKAGEVSVA